From a single Silene latifolia isolate original U9 population chromosome 6, ASM4854445v1, whole genome shotgun sequence genomic region:
- the LOC141588257 gene encoding protein FAR1-RELATED SEQUENCE 2-like, with protein MALLYTHIFVFKVFQEEVMAADSCGVDDFEKEEHVRIIHVIDAETDRIFKVRLDLRSTDAVCVCKLFERIGLLCRHIVWVYKGKGIGRIPRKYIVDRWLNNTHAANRIDSNGNVIEDSYMAMSDNSHLCNVWSEFHQIVGVLKTLPAEHTEELASLLVEFRQKLCIEPVTKDQEMEMLLGCSSSSEVTIHPPEQARNKGSGKRLKSAKQQAIEKAAKPKRLCAYCKERVTHDRRTCPLRIGDVGSRKRLS; from the exons ATGGCGCTATTATATACACACATCTTTGTGTTCAAGGTGTTTCAAGAAGAAGTAATGGCTGCCGATTCATGTGGTGTTGATGACTTTGAGAAGGAGGAGCATGTGCGCATAATTCATGTAATCGATGCTGAGACAGACAGAATTTTCAAGGTGAGGTTGGACCTTAGAAGCACAGATGCAGTATGCGTGTGTAAACTGTTCGAAAGAATTGGATTACTCTGCAGGCATATTGTGTGGGTGTACAAGGGCAAAGGAATTGGGCGAATACCAAGAAAGTACATTGTAGATCGTTGGCTAAATAACACACACGCAGCGAACAG GATTGATTCGAATGGGAATGTCATTGAGGATTCATATATGGCTATGTCTGATAACAGTCATTTGTGCAACGTATGGTCAGAGTTCCATCAGATAGTTGGTGTTCTCAAAACTTTACCTGCTGAACACACGGAAGAGTTAGCATCCCTCCTAGTTGAGTTCCGGCAAAAGTTATGTATTGAACCGGTTACAAAAGACCAAGAGATGGAGATGCTGTTGGGTTGCAGCTCATCGTCTGAAGTCACTATCCACCCTCCggaacaagcacgcaacaagggcAGCGGAAAAAGATTGAAGTCAGCTAAACAACAGGCCATTGAAAAAGCAGCCAAGCCAAAGAGGCTATGTGCATACTGCAAAGAAAGAGTTACCCACGACAGGAGAACATGCCCTCTTCGCATAGGCGATGTAGGCTCGAGAAAGCGACTAAGCTAA